A genomic stretch from Vulpes lagopus strain Blue_001 chromosome 11, ASM1834538v1, whole genome shotgun sequence includes:
- the NPAS4 gene encoding neuronal PAS domain-containing protein 4 isoform X1, which translates to MYRSTKGASKARRDQINAEIRNLKELLPLAEADKVRLSYLHIMSLACIYTRKGVFFAGGTPLAGPTGLLSSQELEDIVAALPGFLLVFTAEGKLLYLSESVSEHLGHSMVDLVAQGDSIYDIIDPADHLTVRQQLTLPSALDTDRLFRCRFNTSKSLRRQSAGNKLVLIRGRFHAHPPGAYWAGNPVFTAFCAPLEPRPRPGPGPGPASLFLAMFQSRHAKDLALLDISESVLIYLGFERSELLCKSWYGLLHPEDLAHASAQHYRLLAESGDIQAEMVVRLQAKPGGWAWIYCLLYSEGPEGITANNYPISDTEAWSLRQQLNSENTQAAYVLGTPNMLPSFPENILSQEQCSSPNPLFTPALGTTRSANFPSAPELGAASTSEELPQSQKELGFSYLAFPSGSEPSLQAELSKDLVCTPPYTPHQPGGCAFLFSLHEPFQTHLSTPSSSLQEQLTPSTATFSDQLTPSSATFPDPLTSPLQGQLTETSARSYEDQLTPCTSTFPEQLLPSTATFSEGLGSPAHEQLTPPSTAFQAHLNSPSQTFPEQLSPNPTKTYFTQEGCSFLYEKLPPSPSSPGNGDCTLLALAQLRGPLSVDVPLVPEGLLTPEASPVKQSFFHYSEKEQNEIDRLIQQISQLAQGMDRPFSAEAGMGGLEPLGGLEPLDSNLSLPGAGPPVLSLDLKPWKCQELDFLADPDNIFLEETPVEDIFMDLSTPDPNGEWSSGDPEAAVPGGASSPCNNLSPEDHSFLEDLATYETAFETGVSAFPYDGFTDELHQLQSQVQDSFHEDGSGGEPTF; encoded by the exons ATGTACCGCTCCACCAAGGGCGCCTCCAAGGCGCGCCGCGACCAGATCAACGCTGAGATCCGGAACCTCAAGGAGCTGCTGCCTCTGGCCGAAGCAGACAAGGTCCGGCTGTCCTACCTGCACATTATGAGTCTTGCTTGCATCTACACTCGCAAGGGCGTCTTCTTCGCTGGAG GCACTCCTCTGGCGGGCCCCACAGGGCTTCTCTCATCTCAAGAGCTTGAAGACATAGTGGCAGCACTACCTGGATTTCTACTTGTGTTCACAGCTGAGGGCAAGCTGCTATATCTGTCTGAGAGTGTGAGCGAACATCTGGGCCATTCCATG GTGGACCTGGTTGCCCAGGGTGACAGTATCTACGACATCATTGACCCAGCTGACCACCTAACTGTGCGCCAGCAACtcaccctgccctctgccctggacACTG ATCGCCTCTTCCGCTGTCGCTTCAACACCTCCAAGTCCCTCAGGCGCCAGAGTGCAGGCAACAAACTGGTGCTTATTCGAGGCCGATTCCATGCTCATCCACCTGGGGCCTACTGGGCAGGAAACCCTGTTTTCACAGCTTTCTGTGCCCCATTGGAGCCAAGACCtcgccctggccctggccctggcccggCCTCGCTCTTCCTGGCCATGTTCCAGAGCCGTCATGCTAAGGACCTGGCCCTACTGGACATCTCTGAGAG TGTCCTAATCTACCTGGGCTTTGAGCGCAGTGAACTGCTCTGTAAATCATGGTATGGACTCCTGCACCCTGAGGACCTGGCCCACGCTTCTGCTCAACACTACCGCCTGT tGGCTGAGAGTGGAGATATTCAGGCAGAGATGGTCGTGAGACTGCAGGCCAAGCCTGGAGGCTGGGCATGGATTTATTGCCTGTTATACTCAGAAGGTCCAGAGGGCATTACTGCTAATAACTACCCAATCAG tgACACGGAAGCCTGGAGCCTCCGCCAGCAGCTGAACTCTGAGAACACCCAGGCAGCCTATGTCCTGGGCACCCCAAACATGCTGCCCTCATTCCCTGAGAACATCCTCTCCCAAGAGCAGTGCTCCAGCCCCAACCCACTCTTCACCCCAGCCCTGGGGACTACCAGAAGCGCCAATTTCCCTAGTGCTCCAGAGCTGGGTGCTGCCTCAACATCAGAAGAGCTACCCCAGTCTCAAAAGGAGCTTGGATTTAGTTACCTGGCATTCCCATCTGGCTCTGAGCCTTCTCTTCAAGCAGAGCTGAGCAAGGATCTTGTGTGTACCCCACCCTACACACCCCACCAGCCAGGAGGCTGTGCCTTCCTCTTTAGCCTCCATGAGCCCTTCCAGACCCACTTGTCCACTCCATCCAGCTCTCTCCAAGAACAGCTGACTCCAAGCACCGCAACCTTTTCTGATCAACTGACGCCCAGCAGTGCGACCTTCCCAGATCCACTGACTAGCCCACTTCAAGGCCAGCTGACCGAAACCTCAGCCAGAAGCTATGAAGATCAATTGACTCCCTGCACTTCTACCTTCCCAGAACAGCTGCTTCCAAGCACTGCCACCTTCTCAGAGGGTCTGGGCAGCCCTGCCCATGAGCAACTGACTCCTCCCAGCACAGCATTCCAAGCACACCTCAACAGCCCCAGCCAAACTTTCCCAGAGCAACTGAGCCCCAATCCCACCAAGACTTACTTCACCCAGGAGGGATGCAGTTTTCTCTATGAGAAGTTGCCCCCAAGTCCTAGCAGCCCTGGTAATGGGGACTGCACGCTCCTGGCCCTAGCCCAGCTGCGGGGCCCCCTCTCTGTGGATGTCCCTCTGGTGCCCGAAGGCCTGCTTACACCTGAGGCCTCTCCAGTCAAGCAGAGTTTCTTCCACTACTCTGAGAAGGAACAGAATGAAATAGACCGCCTCATCCAGCAGATCAGCCAGTTGGCACAGGGCATGGACAGGCCCTTCTCAGCTGAGGCTGGTATGGGCGGGCTGGAGCCACTTGGAGGTCTGGAGCCCCTGGACTCCAACCTGTCCCTGCCAGGGGCTGGTCCCCCTGTACTCAGCCTGGACCTTAAACCCTGGAAATGCCAGGAGCTGGATTTCCTGGCTGATCCTGATAACATATTCCTGGAAGAGACGCCCGTGGAAGACATCTTCATGGATCTCTCTACTCCAGACCCCAATGGGGAATGGAGTTCAGGGGATCCTGAGGCAGCGGTCCCAGGAGGGGCCTCATCGCCTTGCAACAACCTGTCCCCAGAAGACCACAGCTTCCTGGAGGACCTGGCCACATATGAAACCGCCTTTGAGACAGGTGTCTCAGCATTCCCCTATGATGGGTTTACTGATGAGTTGCATCAACTCCAGAGCCAAGTTCAAGACAGCTTCCATGAAG atgGAAGTGGAGGGGAACCAACGTTTTGA
- the NPAS4 gene encoding neuronal PAS domain-containing protein 4 isoform X2, with amino-acid sequence MLIHLGPTGQETLFSQLSVPHWSQDLALALALARPRSSWPCSRAVMLRTWPYWTSLRVAESGDIQAEMVVRLQAKPGGWAWIYCLLYSEGPEGITANNYPISDTEAWSLRQQLNSENTQAAYVLGTPNMLPSFPENILSQEQCSSPNPLFTPALGTTRSANFPSAPELGAASTSEELPQSQKELGFSYLAFPSGSEPSLQAELSKDLVCTPPYTPHQPGGCAFLFSLHEPFQTHLSTPSSSLQEQLTPSTATFSDQLTPSSATFPDPLTSPLQGQLTETSARSYEDQLTPCTSTFPEQLLPSTATFSEGLGSPAHEQLTPPSTAFQAHLNSPSQTFPEQLSPNPTKTYFTQEGCSFLYEKLPPSPSSPGNGDCTLLALAQLRGPLSVDVPLVPEGLLTPEASPVKQSFFHYSEKEQNEIDRLIQQISQLAQGMDRPFSAEAGMGGLEPLGGLEPLDSNLSLPGAGPPVLSLDLKPWKCQELDFLADPDNIFLEETPVEDIFMDLSTPDPNGEWSSGDPEAAVPGGASSPCNNLSPEDHSFLEDLATYETAFETGVSAFPYDGFTDELHQLQSQVQDSFHEDGSGGEPTF; translated from the exons ATGCTCATCCACCTGGGGCCTACTGGGCAGGAAACCCTGTTTTCACAGCTTTCTGTGCCCCATTGGAGCCAAGACCtcgccctggccctggccctggcccggCCTCGCTCTTCCTGGCCATGTTCCAGAGCCGTCATGCTAAGGACCTGGCCCTACTGGACATCTCTGAGAG tGGCTGAGAGTGGAGATATTCAGGCAGAGATGGTCGTGAGACTGCAGGCCAAGCCTGGAGGCTGGGCATGGATTTATTGCCTGTTATACTCAGAAGGTCCAGAGGGCATTACTGCTAATAACTACCCAATCAG tgACACGGAAGCCTGGAGCCTCCGCCAGCAGCTGAACTCTGAGAACACCCAGGCAGCCTATGTCCTGGGCACCCCAAACATGCTGCCCTCATTCCCTGAGAACATCCTCTCCCAAGAGCAGTGCTCCAGCCCCAACCCACTCTTCACCCCAGCCCTGGGGACTACCAGAAGCGCCAATTTCCCTAGTGCTCCAGAGCTGGGTGCTGCCTCAACATCAGAAGAGCTACCCCAGTCTCAAAAGGAGCTTGGATTTAGTTACCTGGCATTCCCATCTGGCTCTGAGCCTTCTCTTCAAGCAGAGCTGAGCAAGGATCTTGTGTGTACCCCACCCTACACACCCCACCAGCCAGGAGGCTGTGCCTTCCTCTTTAGCCTCCATGAGCCCTTCCAGACCCACTTGTCCACTCCATCCAGCTCTCTCCAAGAACAGCTGACTCCAAGCACCGCAACCTTTTCTGATCAACTGACGCCCAGCAGTGCGACCTTCCCAGATCCACTGACTAGCCCACTTCAAGGCCAGCTGACCGAAACCTCAGCCAGAAGCTATGAAGATCAATTGACTCCCTGCACTTCTACCTTCCCAGAACAGCTGCTTCCAAGCACTGCCACCTTCTCAGAGGGTCTGGGCAGCCCTGCCCATGAGCAACTGACTCCTCCCAGCACAGCATTCCAAGCACACCTCAACAGCCCCAGCCAAACTTTCCCAGAGCAACTGAGCCCCAATCCCACCAAGACTTACTTCACCCAGGAGGGATGCAGTTTTCTCTATGAGAAGTTGCCCCCAAGTCCTAGCAGCCCTGGTAATGGGGACTGCACGCTCCTGGCCCTAGCCCAGCTGCGGGGCCCCCTCTCTGTGGATGTCCCTCTGGTGCCCGAAGGCCTGCTTACACCTGAGGCCTCTCCAGTCAAGCAGAGTTTCTTCCACTACTCTGAGAAGGAACAGAATGAAATAGACCGCCTCATCCAGCAGATCAGCCAGTTGGCACAGGGCATGGACAGGCCCTTCTCAGCTGAGGCTGGTATGGGCGGGCTGGAGCCACTTGGAGGTCTGGAGCCCCTGGACTCCAACCTGTCCCTGCCAGGGGCTGGTCCCCCTGTACTCAGCCTGGACCTTAAACCCTGGAAATGCCAGGAGCTGGATTTCCTGGCTGATCCTGATAACATATTCCTGGAAGAGACGCCCGTGGAAGACATCTTCATGGATCTCTCTACTCCAGACCCCAATGGGGAATGGAGTTCAGGGGATCCTGAGGCAGCGGTCCCAGGAGGGGCCTCATCGCCTTGCAACAACCTGTCCCCAGAAGACCACAGCTTCCTGGAGGACCTGGCCACATATGAAACCGCCTTTGAGACAGGTGTCTCAGCATTCCCCTATGATGGGTTTACTGATGAGTTGCATCAACTCCAGAGCCAAGTTCAAGACAGCTTCCATGAAG atgGAAGTGGAGGGGAACCAACGTTTTGA